A single window of Syngnathus acus chromosome 23, fSynAcu1.2, whole genome shotgun sequence DNA harbors:
- the echdc3 gene encoding enoyl-CoA hydratase domain-containing protein 3, mitochondrial, whose amino-acid sequence MAAAVRRLLRSNVSYVTSSRLLTGRRYFSNRTEPEPLTVRSQENGIRRIILNNPKKRNALSLSMLESLREDILTDVDSQDLRVIIISAEGPVFSSGHDLKELTSARGREYHTRVFHTCAQVMTLIQDVAVPVVAMVNGVATAAGCQLVASCDVALASDKSTFATPGVNVGLFCSTPAVAIGRAVPRKVAMEMLFTGAPISAHDALLHGLLSKVVPEERLEAETMAVARRVCGASRPVVALGKAAFHKQMSQGRDAAYATASKVMVDNLALRDGQEGIRAFIEKRKPVWSHQVENVHE is encoded by the exons ATGGCTGCAGCGGTCCGTCGGTTGTTGCGCAGCAATGTGAGCTACGTCACCAGCTCACGTTTGCTGACTGGACGTCGGTACTTCTCAAACAGAACGGAACCGGAACCACTGACTGTGCGCAGCCAGGAGAACGGCATTAG AAGAATAATACTGAACAATCCCAAAAAAAGGAACGCTCTGTCTCTGTCCATGCTGGAGTCTCTCCGAGAGGACATCTTGACTGATGTGGACAGCCAAGATCTTCGAGTTATCATCATATCAG CTGAAGGTCCCGTGTTTTCCTCTGGCCACGACTTGAAGGAGCTGACGTCAGCCCGGGGTCGAGAGTATCACACCCGTGTGTTTCACACGTGCGCGCAG GTGATGACTCTGATACAAGACGTGGCCGTCCCCGTCGTCGCCATGGTGAATGGCGTGGCCACAGCGGCGGGCTGCCAGCTGGTGGCCAGCTGCGACGTGGCGCTGGCGTCCGACAAATCCACCTTCGCCACCCCGGGCGTCAACGTGGGGCTCTTCTGCTCCACGCCGGCCGTGGCCATCGGCCGAGCCGTGCCCAGGAAG GTTGCCATGGAGATGCTTTTCACGGGCGCTCCCATCTCCGCCCACGACGCTTTGCTGCACGGGTTGCTCAGTAAGGTTGTTCCGGAGGAGCGATTGGAAGCGGAGACCATGGCCGTCGCCCGGCGCGTGTGCGGGGCCAGCCGACCCGTGGTGGCCCTCGGCAAGGCCGCCTTCCACAA aCAAATGTCTCAAGGACGAGATGCGGCGTACGCCACCGCCTCCAAGGTGATGGTGGACAACCTGGCT
- the kcnj8 gene encoding ATP-sensitive inward rectifier potassium channel 8, whose amino-acid sequence MLARKSIIPEEFGLPGLASRMPRKPVFRDRVNKARFIAKNGSCNLAHKNIREQGRFLQDVFTTLVDLKWRFTLVIFTTTFVSSWLLFAMSWWLVTFAHGDLDPGRLDGAHCVTGVKSFTSAFLFSIEVQVTIGFGGRMITEQCPAAITVLILQNIVGLIINAVMLGCIFMKTAQSNRRAETLIFSRHAVIAVRNNRLCFMIRIGDLRKSMIIGATVRLQVVRKTTTPEGEVIPIHQIDVQTESATSSNSLFLLAPLIICHVIDKNSPLYDLSAMELQCSDLEVIVILEGVVETTGITTQARTSYVSEEIQWGHRFVPIVTEEEGVYSVDYSKFGNTVRVATPRCSARELDEKPSILIQSMQKSELSHQNSLRKRNSMRRNNSMRKGGGGSSGSLRRNNSGMLSPKVQFFTPAEGGQSVNAVT is encoded by the exons ATGCTGGCTCGAAAAAGCATTATCCCGGAGGAGTTCGGCTTGCCGGGGCTGGCGTCCCGCATGCCCCGCAAGCCGGTGTTCCGCGACCGCGTCAACAAGGCGCGCTTCATCGCCAAGAACGGCTCGTGCAACTTGGCGCACAAGAACATCCGCGAGCAGGGCCGCTTCCTGCAGGACGTCTTCACCACGCTGGTGGACCTCAAGTGGCGCTTCACGCTCGTCATCTTCACCACCACCTTCGTCAGCAGCTGGCTACTCTTCGCCATGAGCTGGTGGCTGGTGACGTTCGCGCACGGAGACCTGGACCCCGGACGTCTCGACGGCGCGCATTGCGTCACCGGAGTCAA GTCGTTCACGTCGGCCTTCCTGTTCTCCATCGAGGTGCAGGTGACCATCGGTTTCGGCGGCCGCATGATCACCGAGCAGTGTCCCGCCGCCATCACGGTGCTCATCCTGCAGAACATCGTGGGCCTCATCATCAACGCCGTCATGCTGG GTTGCATCTTCATGAAGACGGCGCAGTCCAACCGGCGCGCCGAGACGCTCATCTTCAGCCGCCACGCCGTCATCGCCGTGCGCAACAACCGCCTGTGCTTCATGATCCGCATCGGCGACCTGCGCAAGAGCATGATCATCGGCGCCACCGTCCGCCTTCAG GTGGTGAGGAAGACGACCACTCCCGAGGGCGAGGTGATCCCCATCCATCAGATCGACGTCCAGACGGAGAGCGCCACGTCCAGCAACAGCCTCTTCCTGCTCGCCCCGCTCATCATCTGCCACGTCATCGACAAGAACAG TCCGCTGTACGACCTGTCGGCCATGGAGCTCCAGTGCAGCGACCTGGAGGTGATTGTCATCCTGGAGGGCGTGGTGGAGACCACCGGCATCACCACGCAAGCCCGCACCTCCTACGTCTCCGAGGAGATCCAGTGGGGCCACCGCTTCGTCCCCATCGTCACCGAGGAGGAGGGCGTCTACTCCGTCGACTACTCCAAGTTCGGCAACACAGTGCGG GTGGCCACGCCCCGCTGCAGCGCCCGCGAGCTGGACGAGAAGCCGTCCATCTTGATCCAGAGCATGCAGAAGAGCGAGCTGTCACACCAGAACTCCCTGAGGAAGAGGAACTCCATGCGGCGCAACAACTCCATGCGCAAgggaggcggcggcagcagcgggaGCTTGCGACGAAACAACTCCGGCATGCTCTCGCCCAAAGTCCAGTTCTTCACGCCGGCCGAGGGCGGTCAGAGCGTGAACGCCGTCACCTGA